From Chryseotalea sp. WA131a:
GGCTTTGTTAAAGAAGCGGTTGTTAACATTCCAATTCCAGAAACCGCAAGAGGTGGTTTTGAAGATGGCACGAGTAAAATGAAAACGCTACGCGAAGAGTTGGTTAAACTGCTGGGAATTGAAGATGCAACACTTTGCAATTTTCCACCATCATCGGGAGCCGTGATGTCCACCAATTTTTGGTTGGAAGGGAAAACCGATGACTTCGATGCACAGATGAAGTCGGTCGATGTAAATTACATTCAATTGTACGGAATGAAATTAGTGGCTGGCAAAAATATTGGAGATTCCGATACTGTACAAGGATTTGTAATCAATGAAAAATTGGCGAACATGTTTGGCTACGCTAACCCTACAGATGCTATTGGCCAACGCATGAGGCAGGGTAGTAGAAAGGTTTACTATCCCATTGTGGGCGTGGTTCAAAACTTTCACACAATGTCATTGCACGAGCCTATCGAGCCAACGGTATTGTTAAGTAATGCCAGAAATTTTTCCACGCTATCGATGAAAGTTGATGTTAGAAACTTTAAAGAAACCGTAAAGCAAATTCAACAGAAGTGGGAAGCTACTTATCCCAACCAAATTTTCTCTTATCAATTTTTAGATGAAGAGATAAAAGAGTTCTATGAAAGCGACACAAAGATGTCCACGATGATAACAGTATTCACATCCATTGCTATTTTTATCGGCTGCTTAGGCTTGTTTGGCTTGGCTACTTTTATGGCGAATCAAAAGACAAAGGAAGTGGGCGTGCGCAAAGTATTGGGCGCATCGGTGGAGAGTATCGTACTTCTTTTCTCAAAAGAATATTTAAAACTTATTTTGATTGGTTTTTTATTTGCCGCTCCGCTTGCTTGGTATATAATGAAAAGCTGGCTGGATAACTTTACATATAAAATCGAACTCGGCCCCAGCATATTCTTCATTGGCTTCGGGGTGGCTTTTGTGATTGCGATTTTAACGGTGGGTTACCGTTCGCTGCGCGCTGCGACTGCCAATCCGGTGAAATCTCTCCGGTCTGAATAAATATTGGGGATCAACTATAGAAAACCTTTGGCCTGTTATGCCGAAAGGTTTTCTTCTCTTATCAAATACCTTTCGTGTTTTCAGCCTATCACCAAATAACAGGTCAATCATCCAAATATGCATTTCTCAATCAAAATTCTTCTTGTCGTAGTTTGTAATTTTTCCATCCGCTAACTCAATTGTTCGGTCACTGGCTTTCGCAAAATCATTATCGTGAGTTACGGCTATGATGGTTTGGCCATGATCGTGTGAGATTTGCTTAAAGATGTCAAATGCGATTTGAGTGTTCTTGCTATCTAGGTTTCCAGTGGGTTCATCACACATAATTATTTGCGGATTGTTGATGAGCGACCTGGCAATAGACACGCGCTGTTGTTGACCTCCGCTTAATTTTGATGTCGGTTTTAGTGCTTGATCTTTCAATCCCAGCATTTCCAATTTGTGATAGGCTTGTTCCTCTACTTCTTCATAGGAATGTTTCCCCAGTTTTAAAGCTGGTAGCATTACGTTTTTTAGGCAAGTAAACTCGGGCAGCAAATAATGGAATTGAAATATGAATCCGATACTCTTGTTTCGTAAGGCAGCTAGTTCATCCGTCTTCTTACCCGTGATTTTTTCGTTCTCGATAAACAACTCACCTTCGTAAGTGGTATCCATCGTGCTGAGGCAATACAGCAAAGTAGATTTTCCACTACCGCTTTTTCCTACCAATGTTAGAAACTCTCCTTTGTATGCTTCAAAGCTGATATTATCCAATACTTTGAATTTGACAGGTTCATAAAAATATTTACCTATTCCTTTTGTGCGCAACACTACGTCACGATTTATTGAACCAGCTGTTTTTTCTTGCTCGGTTATATTCAAATTTTCAAATTGATTCATTTTCAAATTGGGTTTATTTTCTAAAAATTTCTACTGGATCTACTTTCGATGCCTTGCGGGCTGGAATGTATCCTGCACCCAATGTTGCCAATATGCCCAGCAGAAAGCTGCTCATAAAAAATTGGGGACTGAAGTAGATAGGGAAGTAGCCAACCGGTGGCCCCATCCAAACGTTTTGCATAATGGCTATCAAAATACCGCCCACTACTAGCCCCATCAAGCAACCCAAAAAGCCCATCACTAATGCCTCTGTTACAAATATTTTGATTACGTCTCCGCCAGAGAAACCGGTCGCTTTTAGAATGGCAATGTCATTTATCTTTTGCATCACAGTCATGTTTAGAATGTTGTAGATTCCAAAAGCAGCTACTACTAGAATAGACAATGATATAGCACCCATCATAGTATTTCGAACCAAGTCGCCAGAAAGGACATCAGCATTAGTTACTTGCCACGGATCTACTTTGTATTCTGTTAGCTGCTGCAAAACTTTTGCGTAATCAGGAGCCGCATCTGGATTAAGTGTATTTGCATAAATAGTGGTTACGTAGGAAGGACCTTCTTTCACAAACTGTTGAGCAGTACTGATGTTGATGTACGATTTTGATTGGTCGGATAGTGCACTGCCTGTACTGAAGATACCTTTTACTTTCAGCGTCTTTGTAATTCCATACGATGATGAGACGGTGATGTTATCATTGAGGCGTACGTTCAGTTTTTCCGCAATGCCCTTGCCAATTACAATGCCGCCAAGATTACCTTGTAGATCTTTGAGGCTGCCACCTACCATATAACTGCTGATGTTAAACATGGCATCTGCTTCTAAAACATTAACTCCATTGGCGGTTCCTTTTAATTGGGATTTTCCATTGTTGTAAAACACATCCACGTTTACTTGAGCGATAGCATGTGTTAAGAAGCCCTGCTTTTTCAGTTTATCAAGTAGACCTTGTGGATTTACAAGCGTTTTGGAGAGTGTGGTAATCTGAGGATTTACGATCGCCACTAACTCATTTTCATTGGAAGACTCCATGAACGGTTTGCTAATCTTGTCCTCCTTATAAATTTTTATGTGGGCTGAGTTCTTAAATATTTCTCCACGAGAATAAACACTAAATCCACCCGACAATGAGTTCATAAAGAGATACACCGCAACACCTAATGTAACGCCTAAGCAGGCCACTAGCGTTTGTTTCTTGCGTGTGAATATGTGCGTGAAAGCTATATCGATGTTTACACTTTTCTTTCTCATAGTTGTATAGTTTATGGTCGCATGCTTGCGCCTACTTCAGACGTATCAAGCTTGTTAGTGGAAATATTTTCTGTAACCAGTACCGTAGCTTCGGTGATGCCGCTCAGAATTTGTACCCAGTAAGTACTCACAAAATTGGTTACCACTTTGGTTGGTTGCTTTTCTCCTTTTATTTGCACTGTGCCATCAAAATTTAGATAGTTTCGAGGGATAAGCAGGGCGTTCTTTTGAAAGCCAACAATGATGTTTGATTGTAACTGCGTTCCGGAAATTTTAAAGTCGAGCGAATCAGTGAATACCAATTTGCAGTAAAAAGATTGCGAAGCCTCGTCAAAGGCAGGATAAACTTCTCCAACTATCGCTTTATACATTTTTTCTTTATCGGTGTTCAATTGAATCAATGCTTCTTGGCCCGTTTTGATTTTGCCAATATTGCTTTCATCTACATTTATTTTAGCGTAGAGGTTGTTCGCATTTCCAATTACTGCTATCACATCACCTTTCCTTACAAAATCGCCTTTCTGCTTCCTTTTTTCATAAACTCGTCCGCTCACCACAGCCCGTATTTCATTGTTTCCAAAAACCACACGGTTCACTTCTTTCAGAGTCTTGTTGTTGATGAGTGATTGCTCGGCCTGTTGCTTTTGTAGCTTGTAATTCTCTTTAGAGCTTTCATAGCTGGCTAGGGAGGTTTGGTATTTCAGTTGTGCGTTTTCAAAATCTACTGGCGCAACACTTTTCGTTTCCAATAGTTTTTTATATCGGTGCCATTGTAGTGAGTCTTGCTGTAGATTGCGCTTAGCTACCACCATCGTGTTTTTTGCTTGCATCAATGCTGGTGCATTGGGCGATAAATTGCTTTGCGCAATGTTGTAGAGTGCGGTACTACTTTCCGTGTTGTATTTATTTTCTTTATTGTCAACAACAGCCAACACACTTCCTTCTTTTACTATATCTCCTTCCTTAAAGTTGATTTGTAACAAGTAGCCATCGGTTTGTGCAGTCAAGTTATACGTGCCTTCAGCCTCCAGCACTCCCGATGCAAATACAGTTTCGGTCACATCCTTGCGAATGGGTTTGGTCTCTTCGCTCCTTTTTCCACAAGCTGCCAATAGCAAGGTGCAGGTGATGATAGTTGTCAATTGTTTCATTTTCATTTTGGCGTTATTTAATAGTGTTGTTGATTTCAATTTTAGCGTCCGCTAGTAAAAGGCTGATCGCAGAAGTAATGAGACTATAGTGACTGTTAACCATCGCATTGAAACTATCCAATGTTCTGTCAGTACTCAGAAGACCTTGTTCATATAAATTTCTGTTTTTGTGGTAGCTGTCGTTTTTTAGTTTATAAATCTCTTTGTTTGTTACAAACTGCGACCACGCTTTATTGTAGTCTGTACTCAACTGTCTATTGTCTAGTTCTGCTTTGACCCGCGCATGTTCAGTATTTTTTTGTGCCAGAAGGTGGTTGTATTTTGCCTCTGCGTTAGCGGATATTCTAGCTGCGCTGAAAGGCAAGGGCATTGCAATTTTAAACCCAATGGCAGTTGCATCATACCATTGCCAATTACTATCAAACAGGCCTGCACTTGTGTTATACTGTGTTAGAGAGTTTGAAAGAAAAAGAGAGAGAGTTGGATGTTTTGAAGACTTGTTTTTTCTAAAGTTGGTAAAAGCTACATTTTCTTTCGCAATCGTGCTGGCCAAATTAAGGTTGTTGAAAACTATTTCTGGAGCTGTTGCGGAGGGCTCAGTTGACACGAGATGACGTATGACAATGGAGTCTTTGTCGGAAATGTCTGCCAGTGCCTTGAGCGTTAAATATTGCTGTTCGATAATAAAAGTAATTTGTTTGGCGTTTTCTTGTGAGTTTAAATAGCTTACTTTGGTTTCATTTACATCTTGCTGTTTTAGAAGGCCTTGGTTGAATTTATTTAACGCTATTTGAAATAGCGTATCACTTACTTTTATGTTTTCCTTTGCGGATTCCAGCTGCTCTTGCAATTGCACAATATTGAAATATGTACTTGCGATGTTATCGTATAGTGTTTTTAGTGTCAGTTTGTTGTCGAAAGCAGTAGCATCAAGGTTTTGTTTGGAAGCCTTTAAATTATGCCAACCTTCCAAATTGAATAGTTTGATCTCCGCATAGTTACTCAACGTTGAATTGTATCGTACGCCTAGCCGTTGCGCTCTAAACTCATTTGCCGGAGCGTTTGGATCACTGAAATTGGCCGGGAAAAGTGTCACAGGTAACGTTAAATTATCAGTATAGCTGAATGATGCGCTTCCATTAGGATCAGGTATACTGGCGATTGCGGCAATCTTTGCTTTTTTTGCTTGATCCATTTTTATCTGACCTGACTGCAATGAAGTGCTTTTGCTATTGGCATATTTGAGAAACGAGTCGAGGTCGTTGAAAACCTGCTGGGCGCTACTGTCTATAAAATTGAGACAGAGCAGTAGAAAGAGTAGTTTTTTCATATTGAAGAATTGATTTGGAGAATTTGAAAATGGGCTAATTTGAAAATGAGAGTAAGACTAAACAGTTTGGCATTTTTAAAGTCATTTTATCCGCACCAGTTGAAGGGTTTTTGTCATCACAAATTTTTTGGCAACAATCTTTAACTTGTCTTGACCACTAAAGCTGATGGTGACGTTTAGCTCCAGTTTTGCATCGGGTGGAGACATCAGGCCTTTGAAGGTTTTGGTAGCCTCATCGAACTTTAATTTTTTCACCAATACCTTTCCGTTAATGGACTCTTTACTTTTGTCGTTGACAGCCTTGGCATAGTAGAGTCCATCTTTGTCTAGGTAAAATTCCATTTGGCGGTCGGGTTGCTCTATATCTTTCCACTGACCAATAATGGAAGACTCGGTTTGTGGAAAGGCCGCAAGCGTGATGAGCGCCAAGGCACAGGTTAGAAGGGTTCGTTTTACATTTTGTGTCATAATTCGTTTTGATTACGGCACAAAAATTCTACAAAGCCATCAGCTACAGAATGAGTTTTTGGGTGAAGTGGACAAAAGGAGAGGTGAAATGGACGGGAGGCGTGTTGCCAGTTGGCTTAAAGCCAGCTATTTTTGAATGGTTTGCGCAAGTTTCGTTGTGAGTTGTTTTGTGTATTTGGTAGTTATACCATATGGTATAAAGGCCCCAACGACCCAAAATTGACTGAGGAAAAAGGACGATTTTTTAGTTACATTTGAATGATGAATTTGAATGCGAGAAAGAAATACAAAGCTGATTTCAAAAAAGAGCTAGACAAGTTTGCTGACAAACTCGAAAAGTACGTTTCGTCTGACGATGGAGACTGGACTATAAAGGGATTTATAGATGTTTATAAGAATGTTTACACGATTTCCTCAGACACCAAAATAGTTTCAAAAATCATTGAAATTCACATCTTTCCCCAAATCCTACAGTTTGCTGACCGAATTGGTTATAAAATTATTCTAGCTGAAAAACAAAATTGGTATCCAGACCTGACATTTGTAAACAAGAAAAAAGAGGAAATAAAGTTTGCTCTCGACATCAAAACAACTTTCAGGCGAAATGATAAAACTGCTGGTTTTACATTGGGGAGTCATGGAGGCTATTTCAAAGAAAGAGATAAAGACAAAAATATCCAGTTCCCTTACAATCAATATACTGGACACTATTGCTTAGGCGTAATATACACACGAACGGATCTTTTGGACGACCTCGCTGAGACTGAAATTTTTCAAGTTGAAGAGCTTCAAGAAGAGTATGATACTCCAAACAGAAAAGTTGGAGAACGTTCGGTAACAACTGTAAAGAATTTAAAATCTATAACATCGGTTATAAAGGACTTTGACGTTTTCGCATCGGAAAAATGGAAAATTGCAAGTGATAAACAAGGTTCAGGAAATACAGCCAATATTGGTTCTGTTGTTGATATTGCTGACTTAAAAAACGGTAGCGGAATTTTTAGTCAATTAGGTGAAGAATGGTTTGACGAGTATTGGATAAATTATGGCTCAGCTACGATGGTAAAGGACGGCAAGCCAATAAAAATCACAACGCTAAAGGATTTCTTGGAGTTTAAAGGTAGAACTGACCTATGGAATAAAATCGTTTCTAAAATTTCTAACAAGAAAAGGAAATGAGAGTAGTTGTTCCACCAATAAAAAGTCAAGGCATAAAAACCAAGTTAGTACCTTGGATTATGGAACTTGCTCCAAAGGTTAAGGGTAAATGGATTGAGCCATTTCTTGGAACAGGTGTAGTTGCCTTCAATTCAGGATACAAAAAAGCAATCTTAAATGACACGAATCCACACATCATAAACTTCTATAAAGGCATACAGCAAAGGACAATTACTGCACCTTTAATGAAACATTATCTTGAGAGGGAAGGTGAGCTTTTAAGCAAAGCTGATAACAATGGGTACGAACATTATTTGAAAGTGAGAGCCCGTTTTAATAGTGGAGAATTTTCACCTTACGATTTTATCTTTCTTTCCCGTTCTGGCTTTAATGGAATGATGCGATTTGGTAGTAAAGGGAATTGGAATATCCCATTTTGTAAAAAGCCCGATAGGTTTGCGCAAGCATACACAACTAAAATAACAAATCAAGTTTCAATAGTTTCAAAAATCATACAATCTGAACCAAGCTGGACGTTTCACAATAGACAGTTCTCAGAGATTATCCCGTTGGCGACAGAGAACGATATAATTTATTGTGACCCTCCATATTTCGGTAGACATGTTGACTATTATAATGGTTGGACAGAGAAGGACGAAGAGCTTTTATTTAATTTGCTTTCTGAAACAAAAGCAAAATTTATTCTTTCAACATGGCATCACAACGACTGGAGAGAGAACGAAATGATTAAACGATTTTGGGGTAAATTCAACATTGTGACCAAAGACCATTTTTATCATAACGGAGGTAACATCGAAAACAGACGGACAGTTGTTGAAGCCCTTGTTTGTAATTTCGACACCGACAACTTTAAGTTGCATAATCACGGTGCGACTGAGAAAGTTAAAGTACAGCAATTAGAACTTCAGCTTGTAAGTTGAGAAAGCACTGGAACTAGCCGTTAGTTTTCCGCCAACCACTCCAAAAATTCTGTCACTTTTAATTTGCCTATTTGTATTTCTTCCTTGAACGGAACGATAAGGTTGACTGTAATCTTCCGATTGAAAGAATGAGCTGCGTCTTTCACCGCTTTACGATTGATCAAAAACTGACGATTGGCGCGAAAGAAATTTTGTGAAAAGGTTGATTCCAATTTATCCATTTTTTCGTTGACCAAAAACTTTTTTTGTTCGAAGGTGAAAGCATAGGTGTTCTCGTTTTCAATAAAGAACAAGGCAACGCTCGCGCCATCCAATGGAATAATCTTATCGCCTTGATAAATAACAACGGAGGGACTTTTTTTATAAATGCTTTTCTCTAATTCCTTTAGCAGGTTTGAAAAATCAGGAGAAGGTTTCGCCAACGTGGTTTTTAACTTTTGATATTTTTCCAACGCCTTTGTCACCGTGGCTTTGCTAAATGGCTTTAGCAGATAATCAATGCCGGCAGTTTTAAATGCTTCCAGCGCGTACTCGTTAAAAGCTGTACAAAAAATAATAGGTGCGTGATTGTTTACAGATTCATAAATTTTAAAACTTAGCCCATCGCCCAACTGAATGTCCGAGAAAATTAAGTCAATGGGCGGATTGGATTGAAAGTACTCAATTCCATCCTCCACCGAGTGAATCATTTTCACAATTTCCGCATCAGGCTCAATTGCCTGAATGGTCTTTGCTAAATCTTTAGCGGTAGGTTTTTCGTCTTCAACAATTACAATCTTCATGCAATCAAAGAGAGGGTGACGGAAAATGAATCTTCGGTTTCAGTAATTTGGATTTCTTTGCCAGTAATAAGTTTGTGCCGTTGGTTTAAATTGGCTAATCCTAAACCGCTTCGTTCGGTTACTTTGATGGATACCTTGTTGTTTTGTATTTTCAATTGGTTGTTGAAGTAATCAATGCGAATGTTCAATGGTTTTTTTTCTGTAAAGTAATTGTGTTTAAAAGCATTTTCAACTAATGTTTGAATGGAGTACACAGGTACTTTACAATTCAATGCCTCACTTGGAATAGAAGTGGAGAATGTAAAAGTATTTTCAAATCTTACTTTTTGTAATTCAATATAACCCGTTGTAAATTCTAATTCTTCACTCAAACTCACCAGCGTTTGTGCAGATGCTCTTGCCGAATACCTTAGAAAGTCTGAGAGTTTTATAGAATAATCTTCAGCTGTATCGGGCCTTTCTTTAATGAGTGATTTCAAAACACTTAATGCATTAAATAAAAAATGGGGGTGCAATTGGCGGAGCAATAGTTGTTTTTGTGCTTCGCTGTTCTGAAATTTCAGTTCCCGGTTTTCAATTTCTGCCACATTTTTCTTGAAGGCATTCTCTACTGAATTGCAGAGAAGGATGATGACGGCATTAAAGCTAATGGATATAAGTATGGGATAGCTAAGGTATTTTTCTGCAAGATCTTGCTTAATGGTGATGAAATCACTAATGAAGAATAAGGCAAGCTGAAATAACAATTGGAATAGATAGCTGAGAGAGTATCGCTTCCATTTTTCGAGATGCTGCAGTTGCAGCGTAATAAGAATATTGATAGACCATACAATGGAAATATTTACAAACATTCCGAGGATGAGGGTGGGCAGTTCTGGCCTAGGTGTCACTTCGAAAATTAGTACGGGTGACAATGCATAGATTGCCAGAATAGGTGTAGACAAGATTGCGTATCGCAGTAGACCCCTTTTCATTTGTGAGGATTTTTCTAAATTCTTATAAAGCACTCACCACTTGTCCTTAATCACCTTTAACATCTCTTCATGGACACCTCCTGCTGCACACAACTCTCCCCCAAACAAAAAATTATTTCCCCCAGAAAAATCAGTCACTTTTCCTCCGGCTTGCTGAAGAATGAATGCGCCACCGGCTACATCCCATGGCTTTAAATTGTACTCAAAGAAACCTTCCATTCTTCCACAAGCAACGTAAGCCAAGTCAATCGCAGCGCTGCCCAATCTGCGAATGCCGTGGGTTTGTTCCAAAAATAGTTTAATGATTTCTAAGTAATTATCTTTTTTCTCAGTATGATAGTACGGAAAACCAGTAGCCAATAAACTTTCTTGTAAAGTTTTTATAGGCGAGATGGAAATTTCTTTTTTGTTGCAATAGGCCTTCCCGCCTTCAATGGCATGGAAACATTCTTGATGGCTTACCTCATATACAATACCGAGGACGATTTCCTTTTTTCGCAACAGCCCAATGCTGATGGCATAGATGGGCAAGCCGTGTAAGTAATTGGTGGTGCCATCCAATGGGTCGATAATCCATTGATACTCATTTGTGCCTTGGGTATCGGTTCCCTCTTCGCCTAAAAAACCTGAACCGGGCAGAATAGCACTTAGTCCCTTCACCAATCTACTTTCACATTCCTTATCTACATAGGAAACCAAGTTGCTGAAACTTCCCTTTTGCTCAATTTTGGAGCGGTCAAAATTTTCACTTTCCGTTCGCATAAAATGAGCTACCTCTTCACATAGTTCAATAGTCTGTTTTTCAATGTGAGCTAAGTTCATTTTTTCTTTGTTTGGGTTTTTACAAACGACAATAATAAAATCACAACCGAAATCCACGCGCCCGTGCGGCTCACCAGTTCGCCATGCTTTGCGTAGGTACCAGTCACTTCGGCATGACTATACAACGCAATCATTTGCTCATGGTTGATGCCATCTGCCTTTAAATAATAATAGGAGTATACCACTGGGGCAATTAACGTAATAAGAGTTGCCACCAGCCAATAGATATTAAAGCCAGCGCGAAAGAAAGAAAAGTAGGCTAGCAGGTTCACAATTAAAATCCATAGCGTGATTCCAAGAAAGCCCGTATGCAACGTCCACCGAGTGTAATTGGAATGCGAACTCATTACTTCAGAAAGAAAGATGCTGTTACCTCTCCAAGGAAGTTTAAGCAGTAGGTATTCCAATCCAGCCCAAAAAAACAGAATAGTGAATTTTCCCAATCGCTCACCAAGTTGTTGATGGGCGAATGTGTATCCCAAAAAAGCCATTGCAAAAATAATGGCCTGCACGATTGATTTTATAATGGAATGGCCTTCGAATCCATTCGCTGCAAAGAATGATACGAACAAAGCCAATAATATGAATTCAATGTTTGTCCAGTAAGAGTGTTCTTGCTTTGTTTGGTCAACAATGGCAAACAGGGGAGCAAACCCAAAAAAAATCAATAATGGAAAAGGCTTCATCAACCATCCTCCACTGAGCATCGCGGCACTGATGAGGAATAAAACCCACGGTGCGATTGCTGCATTATTCTTTTTTACCATCGATGACGATTACAATTTCTCCTTTTGCTTCCTTTGACTTAAAATGTTCTAGCAC
This genomic window contains:
- a CDS encoding ABC transporter ATP-binding protein; translated protein: MNQFENLNITEQEKTAGSINRDVVLRTKGIGKYFYEPVKFKVLDNISFEAYKGEFLTLVGKSGSGKSTLLYCLSTMDTTYEGELFIENEKITGKKTDELAALRNKSIGFIFQFHYLLPEFTCLKNVMLPALKLGKHSYEEVEEQAYHKLEMLGLKDQALKPTSKLSGGQQQRVSIARSLINNPQIIMCDEPTGNLDSKNTQIAFDIFKQISHDHGQTIIAVTHDNDFAKASDRTIELADGKITNYDKKNFD
- a CDS encoding EcoRV family type II restriction endonuclease; the protein is MMNLNARKKYKADFKKELDKFADKLEKYVSSDDGDWTIKGFIDVYKNVYTISSDTKIVSKIIEIHIFPQILQFADRIGYKIILAEKQNWYPDLTFVNKKKEEIKFALDIKTTFRRNDKTAGFTLGSHGGYFKERDKDKNIQFPYNQYTGHYCLGVIYTRTDLLDDLAETEIFQVEELQEEYDTPNRKVGERSVTTVKNLKSITSVIKDFDVFASEKWKIASDKQGSGNTANIGSVVDIADLKNGSGIFSQLGEEWFDEYWINYGSATMVKDGKPIKITTLKDFLEFKGRTDLWNKIVSKISNKKRK
- a CDS encoding HlyD family efflux transporter periplasmic adaptor subunit produces the protein MKMKQLTTIITCTLLLAACGKRSEETKPIRKDVTETVFASGVLEAEGTYNLTAQTDGYLLQINFKEGDIVKEGSVLAVVDNKENKYNTESSTALYNIAQSNLSPNAPALMQAKNTMVVAKRNLQQDSLQWHRYKKLLETKSVAPVDFENAQLKYQTSLASYESSKENYKLQKQQAEQSLINNKTLKEVNRVVFGNNEIRAVVSGRVYEKRKQKGDFVRKGDVIAVIGNANNLYAKINVDESNIGKIKTGQEALIQLNTDKEKMYKAIVGEVYPAFDEASQSFYCKLVFTDSLDFKISGTQLQSNIIVGFQKNALLIPRNYLNFDGTVQIKGEKQPTKVVTNFVSTYWVQILSGITEATVLVTENISTNKLDTSEVGASMRP
- a CDS encoding TolC family protein; this encodes MKKLLFLLLCLNFIDSSAQQVFNDLDSFLKYANSKSTSLQSGQIKMDQAKKAKIAAIASIPDPNGSASFSYTDNLTLPVTLFPANFSDPNAPANEFRAQRLGVRYNSTLSNYAEIKLFNLEGWHNLKASKQNLDATAFDNKLTLKTLYDNIASTYFNIVQLQEQLESAKENIKVSDTLFQIALNKFNQGLLKQQDVNETKVSYLNSQENAKQITFIIEQQYLTLKALADISDKDSIVIRHLVSTEPSATAPEIVFNNLNLASTIAKENVAFTNFRKNKSSKHPTLSLFLSNSLTQYNTSAGLFDSNWQWYDATAIGFKIAMPLPFSAARISANAEAKYNHLLAQKNTEHARVKAELDNRQLSTDYNKAWSQFVTNKEIYKLKNDSYHKNRNLYEQGLLSTDRTLDSFNAMVNSHYSLITSAISLLLADAKIEINNTIK
- a CDS encoding ABC transporter permease, which translates into the protein MRKKSVNIDIAFTHIFTRKKQTLVACLGVTLGVAVYLFMNSLSGGFSVYSRGEIFKNSAHIKIYKEDKISKPFMESSNENELVAIVNPQITTLSKTLVNPQGLLDKLKKQGFLTHAIAQVNVDVFYNNGKSQLKGTANGVNVLEADAMFNISSYMVGGSLKDLQGNLGGIVIGKGIAEKLNVRLNDNITVSSSYGITKTLKVKGIFSTGSALSDQSKSYINISTAQQFVKEGPSYVTTIYANTLNPDAAPDYAKVLQQLTEYKVDPWQVTNADVLSGDLVRNTMMGAISLSILVVAAFGIYNILNMTVMQKINDIAILKATGFSGGDVIKIFVTEALVMGFLGCLMGLVVGGILIAIMQNVWMGPPVGYFPIYFSPQFFMSSFLLGILATLGAGYIPARKASKVDPVEIFRK
- a CDS encoding response regulator transcription factor, giving the protein MKIVIVEDEKPTAKDLAKTIQAIEPDAEIVKMIHSVEDGIEYFQSNPPIDLIFSDIQLGDGLSFKIYESVNNHAPIIFCTAFNEYALEAFKTAGIDYLLKPFSKATVTKALEKYQKLKTTLAKPSPDFSNLLKELEKSIYKKSPSVVIYQGDKIIPLDGASVALFFIENENTYAFTFEQKKFLVNEKMDKLESTFSQNFFRANRQFLINRKAVKDAAHSFNRKITVNLIVPFKEEIQIGKLKVTEFLEWLAEN
- a CDS encoding inositol monophosphatase; protein product: MNLAHIEKQTIELCEEVAHFMRTESENFDRSKIEQKGSFSNLVSYVDKECESRLVKGLSAILPGSGFLGEEGTDTQGTNEYQWIIDPLDGTTNYLHGLPIYAISIGLLRKKEIVLGIVYEVSHQECFHAIEGGKAYCNKKEISISPIKTLQESLLATGFPYYHTEKKDNYLEIIKLFLEQTHGIRRLGSAAIDLAYVACGRMEGFFEYNLKPWDVAGGAFILQQAGGKVTDFSGGNNFLFGGELCAAGGVHEEMLKVIKDKW
- a CDS encoding Dam family site-specific DNA-(adenine-N6)-methyltransferase, translated to MRVVVPPIKSQGIKTKLVPWIMELAPKVKGKWIEPFLGTGVVAFNSGYKKAILNDTNPHIINFYKGIQQRTITAPLMKHYLEREGELLSKADNNGYEHYLKVRARFNSGEFSPYDFIFLSRSGFNGMMRFGSKGNWNIPFCKKPDRFAQAYTTKITNQVSIVSKIIQSEPSWTFHNRQFSEIIPLATENDIIYCDPPYFGRHVDYYNGWTEKDEELLFNLLSETKAKFILSTWHHNDWRENEMIKRFWGKFNIVTKDHFYHNGGNIENRRTVVEALVCNFDTDNFKLHNHGATEKVKVQQLELQLVS
- a CDS encoding histidine kinase, with product MKRGLLRYAILSTPILAIYALSPVLIFEVTPRPELPTLILGMFVNISIVWSINILITLQLQHLEKWKRYSLSYLFQLLFQLALFFISDFITIKQDLAEKYLSYPILISISFNAVIILLCNSVENAFKKNVAEIENRELKFQNSEAQKQLLLRQLHPHFLFNALSVLKSLIKERPDTAEDYSIKLSDFLRYSARASAQTLVSLSEELEFTTGYIELQKVRFENTFTFSTSIPSEALNCKVPVYSIQTLVENAFKHNYFTEKKPLNIRIDYFNNQLKIQNNKVSIKVTERSGLGLANLNQRHKLITGKEIQITETEDSFSVTLSLIA